Genomic segment of Candidatus Chlorohelix allophototropha:
AATGAAAACACTCCAGCAGATACGGCTTTCTATTTGGTTAAGGCAGAGGCTATAAGAATAGCTGATTCTCCTTATGCACCGCTCTTTACCGTCATGGCTGGTCCAGATCGACAAGCCAAAGAGGTAGGAGATAAAAAGAAGGAATGGGCTGACCGCCAGTACGCCAACTTGGAGTTCTGGAAAAGCTTGCTAGAACGCAGCAAACAGAAAACGAAGTTGTTTACCGCTATTTCTCCTAGCCGGGAATATTGGCTTGGAATCGGAGCAGGCATCACTGGTCTGGCTTTCACCTATGTAATCTTGCGGGAGCAAGGAGGAGTAGAGCTTTACATTGACTCCACCAAAGACCAAGGCTTAAAAAACAAACAGATTTTCGACAGGTTATTTGAGCAAAAGGTCGAAATTGAGCAAGAATTCGGCGACACAATCGATTGGGAAAGGCTCGAAGGGAAACGTGCCTGTCGAATTCGCAAACGTTATGATATCGGCGGTTTAGCCGATCCAGACTCCTGGTCGACCCTACAAGATCAAATGATTGAAACAATGATAAAATTTGAGCGCATTTTCCGCCCCCGCCTAAACAATATAAATGTGTAATAACTTAACTACCTTCCCTGTTACAACCATTCTGGTGCAACCTGATTGATTCTAGCTTTCCAAAGCGTTGGAGTAGGGAAATTAGCTCAAAAGCTGTGCCAGATGCCCTTTCATATGGGTAAGATACTCTGAAAAGAGGGTTTGCACCGTTATGGGTACGCCCTCCCCGATATAACACAGTTTGGAGAGCGCGTCTTGCGGTATGTAGCGCACAAGGTGCAGCAAGTGGCGATTACAACTCTCCCACAATAGCACCAGTTCTTCCCAGTTTTCCGCCTGATAGTGCTGCACCGCTACCCACTCTTCCTGCCGATAACCCGGAAAGCGCAACTCCGCTTCCAACTGCACCCGCACAAAACGCTGGTGGTTATTGGTAGCCGAATCAATCAAATGACCTAGCAGTTGCTTCTTCGACCACTCGCCCGGCGCGGCTACTTGCGCCCCCACTATCGCTCGCAATTGTCCCGACACACGCTCTATTATTTCTTTTAGTTCTGCCAGCAAAGTATCCATAATTTGCCTTTTTATCTTTTGATATTGTAATAAGCATATTTTAATGTTATAAATATAATTATAGCCTACACAAATTCAACGCTTCTCTTTTGTACTAGCATATAGAACCCCCCACCAATAGATTGCAGCAGAGAAAAAGCACAAAAGACAGTTGCACTCCAGTTAGCCACCTTTACCCTAAATATGAAAGTTCACTACAAGAAGTTTCTTACCAAAGGTGCGGTAATCAATCTTTAACACCGAACCGGGTGGTTAATCCCGGC
This window contains:
- a CDS encoding DUF4268 domain-containing protein, whose translation is MKAASTNMSNSDKTIASLEVVPIRQAFPNEARHFTTWLETNINALSDRINMTLTVIEREKAVGSFNVDLLCEDDEGDRVIIENQLERSDHSHLGQLLTYLVNLEAKTAVWIMTEPRPEHQKVINWLNENTPADTAFYLVKAEAIRIADSPYAPLFTVMAGPDRQAKEVGDKKKEWADRQYANLEFWKSLLERSKQKTKLFTAISPSREYWLGIGAGITGLAFTYVILREQGGVELYIDSTKDQGLKNKQIFDRLFEQKVEIEQEFGDTIDWERLEGKRACRIRKRYDIGGLADPDSWSTLQDQMIETMIKFERIFRPRLNNINV
- a CDS encoding DinB family protein — translated: MDTLLAELKEIIERVSGQLRAIVGAQVAAPGEWSKKQLLGHLIDSATNNHQRFVRVQLEAELRFPGYRQEEWVAVQHYQAENWEELVLLWESCNRHLLHLVRYIPQDALSKLCYIGEGVPITVQTLFSEYLTHMKGHLAQLLS